From Pelosinus fermentans DSM 17108, the proteins below share one genomic window:
- a CDS encoding nitroreductase family protein has product MKLITVNEEKCIKCELCIKECPVYVLKMGEKGPEEIANTTCIACGHCVAICPNAAIDNKKTPLIQQVDTKDFPKLNAQQVEHFLRSRRSIRNYKDESVSREKLTKLIDIARLAPTAENSQGISFVVVENKQLIEKATEISIQMMENSPLRYLVEEDIRSYREDGVDSIFRGAPNLIITIADKDLRSARDNSVSYLTYLELYAPSLGLGSCWAGIFEFCAFIENSPMLKLFNIPEGKKITAAVMVGYPKYSYKRLVDRNPLDVTFLS; this is encoded by the coding sequence ATGAAACTTATAACTGTAAATGAAGAGAAATGTATTAAATGCGAACTTTGTATTAAAGAATGTCCAGTATATGTTCTAAAAATGGGAGAAAAGGGACCAGAAGAAATAGCAAACACCACTTGTATTGCCTGCGGACATTGTGTTGCTATATGCCCTAATGCCGCTATAGATAATAAAAAAACACCTTTAATACAACAAGTTGATACAAAAGATTTTCCTAAGTTAAATGCACAGCAGGTAGAGCATTTTTTAAGGTCGCGTCGTTCCATAAGAAATTATAAAGACGAGTCAGTATCTAGAGAGAAATTAACAAAATTAATTGATATTGCAAGGCTAGCTCCTACTGCAGAAAATAGTCAAGGTATATCCTTTGTGGTAGTTGAAAATAAACAATTAATTGAAAAAGCTACTGAAATTTCTATTCAGATGATGGAAAATTCCCCATTAAGGTATCTAGTAGAAGAAGATATCAGAAGTTACAGGGAAGATGGAGTTGATTCAATTTTCCGCGGTGCTCCTAACTTAATCATAACTATTGCAGATAAAGATCTTCGAAGTGCCAGAGATAACTCTGTTTCATATTTGACTTATCTAGAATTATATGCTCCTTCACTAGGACTTGGATCCTGTTGGGCTGGAATTTTTGAGTTTTGTGCATTTATTGAGAATTCACCGATGCTTAAATTATTCAATATTCCAGAAGGAAAAAAGATAACAGCTGCGGTTATGGTTGGATATCCTAAGTATAGTTATAAGCGATTAGTAGATAGAAATCCATTAGATGTTACATTTTTAAGTTAA
- the bioC gene encoding malonyl-ACP O-methyltransferase BioC, with the protein MISKTQVSCHFGRRSQAYDEYAVVQKSMGYSLLELVKEAGVFQNILEIGCGTGFLTTLLAQRYPMAKITASDISSEMLTVATKNLSQYENVSFALEDGENLKLSEKFDLIVSNAAFQWFNDYQQAFTQMERHLLPGGCLIYATFGEQTFYELNQSFQAAHRSLEIKRVHHGPEFISMRKLTDITCGLGLSVHLEEENITEKFKGVREFLTSVKKKELTILLKGRIY; encoded by the coding sequence ATGATTAGCAAAACCCAGGTAAGCTGTCATTTTGGCAGAAGGTCTCAAGCTTATGATGAATATGCAGTTGTACAAAAAAGCATGGGATATTCTTTATTGGAATTGGTTAAAGAAGCCGGGGTATTTCAGAATATCCTAGAAATTGGCTGCGGTACAGGATTTTTGACAACGCTTCTAGCACAAAGGTATCCTATGGCGAAAATTACCGCGAGCGATATTTCGTCAGAAATGTTAACTGTGGCTACTAAAAACTTATCTCAATATGAGAATGTAAGTTTTGCGCTGGAAGATGGAGAAAATCTGAAGTTGTCTGAGAAGTTTGATTTGATTGTTTCTAATGCTGCGTTTCAGTGGTTTAATGATTATCAGCAGGCTTTTACGCAAATGGAGCGTCATTTATTACCTGGAGGGTGTCTTATCTATGCTACTTTTGGTGAACAAACTTTTTATGAATTAAATCAGTCCTTTCAAGCTGCGCATAGGTCTTTAGAAATTAAAAGGGTGCACCATGGTCCTGAGTTTATTTCTATGAGAAAATTAACTGATATTACTTGTGGTCTAGGGCTTTCAGTTCACCTTGAGGAGGAAAATATAACAGAAAAGTTCAAAGGTGTTCGGGAGTTTTTGACGTCAGTAAAAAAAAAGGAGCTAACAATTCTTCTAAAGGGGAGAATATATTAA
- a CDS encoding radical SAM protein, whose translation MKISKKDALIWFEFFSILPEEEELMIKQQEIIYATFAQLEAAIDHRNNTLMSEIRSLKTLENRTFFVGNENKFPKGCRSCLLGTGLSAIRKTNKCNIECKFCYNYGELEDIPPVGEGMWEIGGTKFYEKDIDLLLSIHQKPTGISYVYLEPFMEIEKYYSVIKKFSDAQIHQHLYTNGTLATEETLKALGEAGLNEIRFNLGAARCSDKVIENIGIAKKYIENVGIETPMTPEFFEAFFKKKQAILETKLDFINCAELHLNENNIDNYYGENMYISRHGYISPIWSRELTMKFMKIAEEDKWDLVVHDCSNNTKFARDLNLSSKEGKWFGASNYAGEFSRIPYEVFLPILRDDNFKFLSEEELPDGYKPGEMIF comes from the coding sequence ATGAAAATTTCAAAGAAAGATGCATTGATATGGTTTGAATTTTTTTCAATATTGCCTGAGGAAGAGGAACTTATGATAAAACAACAAGAAATCATTTACGCTACTTTTGCGCAACTTGAGGCAGCGATTGATCATAGAAATAATACGTTAATGTCGGAAATTAGAAGTTTAAAAACTTTGGAGAATAGAACTTTTTTTGTGGGAAATGAAAACAAATTCCCAAAAGGCTGTCGTTCTTGTTTGTTAGGCACTGGACTCAGTGCAATTAGGAAAACGAACAAATGTAACATAGAGTGCAAGTTCTGTTATAATTATGGAGAACTAGAAGATATTCCTCCAGTTGGCGAAGGTATGTGGGAAATAGGAGGAACAAAATTTTATGAGAAGGATATTGATTTACTTCTTTCCATCCACCAGAAACCCACTGGCATTTCCTACGTTTATTTGGAGCCGTTCATGGAAATAGAAAAATACTATTCGGTGATAAAGAAATTTAGTGATGCTCAGATTCATCAACATCTATATACAAATGGTACTTTAGCTACGGAAGAGACCTTGAAAGCATTAGGTGAAGCCGGTCTTAATGAGATACGTTTCAACTTGGGTGCTGCCAGATGTTCAGACAAAGTTATTGAAAATATAGGAATAGCGAAAAAATATATTGAAAATGTAGGCATTGAAACTCCAATGACTCCTGAGTTTTTTGAAGCTTTTTTTAAGAAAAAGCAAGCAATCTTAGAGACAAAACTCGATTTTATCAACTGTGCAGAATTACATTTAAATGAGAATAACATAGACAATTATTATGGGGAAAATATGTATATTTCCAGACATGGCTATATATCTCCAATTTGGAGTAGAGAATTAACTATGAAATTCATGAAAATAGCCGAAGAAGATAAATGGGATTTAGTAGTACATGATTGCTCAAACAATACAAAATTTGCTAGAGATTTAAATTTGAGCAGCAAAGAGGGTAAGTGGTTCGGAGCCAGTAATTATGCCGGTGAGTTTTCCAGGATTCCATACGAAGTATTTTTACCAATACTGCGTGATGACAATTTCAAATTTTTAAGTGAAGAAGAATTGCCTGACGGCTATAAACCAGGAGAGATGATTTTTTAG
- a CDS encoding LysE family translocator — translation MDIHSIMSFLGISILLTLMPGPDNLCVLTQSISKGKNAGMALLLGLCTGIIVHITAATVGISAIIYQSSLAFTLIKYAGAAYLLFLAYKTFREGDLDLNDNTERSVIEVSFKSIYRRGIIMNLLNPKVSLFFLAFLPQFVDNSTSDVTEQMLIYGFLFFLQTLLIFSLMNIFAGQLGAYLRKNPVISKKISHLQGTLFAFIGVKIAFSEK, via the coding sequence GTGGACATACACTCGATTATGTCTTTTCTGGGTATTTCTATATTACTTACCCTAATGCCAGGACCAGATAATCTTTGCGTTCTAACTCAAAGTATTTCAAAAGGCAAAAACGCAGGTATGGCTTTGCTACTTGGACTGTGTACAGGTATTATTGTTCATATTACGGCTGCCACCGTTGGAATATCAGCAATAATTTATCAATCGTCGCTGGCATTTACACTGATAAAATATGCTGGAGCCGCATACCTATTATTTTTGGCATATAAAACATTTCGCGAAGGTGATTTAGACCTCAATGACAATACAGAGAGGAGCGTCATAGAGGTTAGTTTTAAATCGATATATAGAAGAGGAATAATTATGAACCTCTTAAATCCAAAAGTCTCATTATTCTTTCTAGCTTTTTTACCACAGTTTGTTGATAATTCGACAAGCGATGTTACCGAACAAATGCTTATTTACGGTTTTTTATTTTTTCTTCAAACTTTACTAATCTTTAGTCTAATGAATATTTTTGCAGGGCAACTAGGGGCGTATCTCCGCAAAAATCCAGTAATATCTAAAAAGATTAGCCATTTACAAGGAACCTTATTTGCGTTTATCGGAGTGAAAATCGCGTTTAGTGAAAAATAG
- a CDS encoding DUF255 domain-containing protein, whose amino-acid sequence MPNNKIPNRLAQEKSPYLLQHAYNPVNWYSWGDEAFQQAKAEDKPIFLSIGYS is encoded by the coding sequence ATGCCAAACAACAAGATACCCAATAGATTAGCTCAGGAAAAGTCTCCATACCTACTGCAACATGCTTATAATCCGGTGAACTGGTACTCGTGGGGGGATGAGGCTTTCCAACAGGCTAAAGCGGAAGATAAACCTATCTTCTTATCTATTGGGTATAGCTGA
- a CDS encoding carboxymuconolactone decarboxylase family protein codes for MALKEGYSYVCGIISNIINELLVFGGIILTVEEMKEYRLQYNKVMVEADSFFAEFGKLDDKVYADGAISKKHKELMGLAISLATRCNECILYHLEGCLNAKANFSEIVEAIKIGVIAGGSITYPNARFAFDKLQELMA; via the coding sequence ATGGCATTAAAAGAGGGATATAGTTACGTATGTGGAATAATAAGTAATATAATAAATGAATTATTGGTTTTTGGGGGGATTATATTGACGGTAGAAGAAATGAAAGAATATCGACTGCAATATAATAAAGTGATGGTTGAAGCAGATTCTTTCTTTGCTGAATTTGGTAAGCTGGATGATAAAGTGTATGCAGATGGAGCAATTAGTAAGAAGCATAAAGAACTTATGGGTTTGGCCATTTCACTTGCAACTAGATGTAATGAATGTATTTTATACCATTTAGAAGGTTGTTTAAATGCAAAAGCAAATTTCAGCGAAATTGTTGAAGCTATTAAAATTGGTGTAATTGCTGGAGGTTCTATTACTTATCCGAACGCTAGATTTGCTTTTGATAAATTACAAGAATTAATGGCATAA
- a CDS encoding DJ-1/PfpI family protein, with protein MDEINTQDCALLLLPGGETWMDSCHALILGKAKDCLDKGIPVAAICGATMALASAGILDTYRHTSNDFAYLKKECPNYHGEENFQFQSAVTDGDLITASGTAPIELAYQVFKRLDVFSDETLDCWYQLHKIQDTQYFYKLMQSLG; from the coding sequence ATAGATGAAATTAATACTCAGGATTGTGCTCTGCTACTACTACCTGGCGGTGAAACGTGGATGGATTCATGTCATGCTTTGATATTAGGAAAGGCAAAAGATTGTTTAGATAAAGGTATTCCAGTAGCCGCCATCTGTGGTGCTACTATGGCACTTGCATCAGCCGGAATTTTAGATACATATCGGCACACTAGTAATGATTTTGCATATCTCAAGAAGGAATGTCCAAATTATCATGGGGAAGAGAACTTTCAATTTCAAAGTGCAGTTACCGATGGTGATCTCATTACTGCAAGTGGTACAGCGCCGATAGAGCTAGCGTATCAAGTTTTTAAGCGACTTGATGTATTTTCAGATGAGACCTTAGATTGTTGGTATCAGCTTCATAAAATACAAGATACCCAGTATTTTTATAAACTAATGCAATCTCTTGGATAG
- a CDS encoding alpha/beta fold hydrolase has translation MSVLFIHGWATNKAIWPQSFTGKKKHIYDCANYPDYQHLTKTFLEICKQEEEKITLVGWSLGGMLALQLATEYTAKIAQLILLSTTPRFTLCQNYEGGLPGSVVKNLSRKLARNSWETQMEFYHLMFSPMEKEWHQKFITYIAPHFSNINVSSLQAGLTYLMEQDLRQELAKVNLPCLIIHGMEDKICPPSAAQYLLQHLPQAELRLLHGTGHVPFITQEKYVKDLVMEGVS, from the coding sequence ATGTCAGTTCTTTTCATTCATGGTTGGGCAACTAATAAAGCCATTTGGCCGCAAAGCTTTACAGGGAAGAAAAAGCATATCTATGATTGTGCAAACTACCCTGATTATCAACACTTGACAAAAACTTTTTTGGAGATATGCAAGCAGGAAGAGGAAAAAATTACACTGGTGGGATGGTCTTTAGGAGGAATGTTAGCGTTGCAATTAGCAACTGAGTATACCGCGAAAATTGCGCAGCTGATTCTTCTATCAACTACACCGCGATTTACTTTGTGCCAGAATTATGAGGGGGGATTACCTGGAAGTGTAGTAAAAAACTTAAGCCGTAAGCTTGCTCGTAATTCGTGGGAGACGCAAATGGAATTTTATCATTTAATGTTTTCCCCAATGGAAAAAGAATGGCACCAAAAATTTATTACTTACATAGCGCCTCATTTTTCTAACATTAATGTTAGTAGTTTGCAAGCAGGGCTTACTTATTTAATGGAACAAGATTTACGGCAGGAACTGGCGAAAGTTAATCTTCCCTGTCTCATTATCCATGGTATGGAAGATAAGATTTGCCCCCCAAGTGCTGCTCAATACTTGTTGCAGCATTTACCGCAGGCCGAGCTAAGATTGCTGCATGGCACAGGGCATGTTCCCTTTATAACGCAAGAAAAGTATGTAAAAGATCTAGTAATGGAGGGGGTATCATGA
- a CDS encoding helix-turn-helix transcriptional regulator: MKMNRLFEIVTILLNKGTATAQELADRFSVSTRTIYRDIDVLSSAGVPVYMNKGKGGGIHLLENYAINRTLISEQESESLLMAIKTLQVINYPELDRILEKLGALFKNIPNHDWVEVDFSPWGSASNEKNKFDNIKQAMLRRNVIRFDYINGEGQKSNRLVEPQKLIFKSNAWYLASYCRQRQVQRTFKISRLKNLEVMAETFERKSSSKEKTKEKTKETNESSQPLISLNLRFQTKVLNRIYEYFDDSLLCQNEDGSITLVALLPEGEWLYSYIMSFGNFVEVLEPEHIRKTIVRRIRETLKIYEN; the protein is encoded by the coding sequence ATGAAAATGAATCGATTATTTGAGATAGTAACTATTTTGCTTAATAAAGGGACGGCTACTGCCCAAGAATTAGCTGATCGTTTTAGCGTCTCGACTCGGACAATCTATCGAGATATTGATGTGCTTTCGTCGGCTGGTGTGCCTGTATATATGAACAAGGGCAAAGGTGGTGGCATTCATTTGCTGGAGAACTATGCAATAAATAGAACGCTTATCTCTGAGCAGGAAAGTGAAAGTTTGCTAATGGCGATTAAAACTTTGCAGGTAATAAACTATCCAGAATTGGATAGAATATTGGAAAAACTAGGAGCATTATTTAAAAATATACCTAATCATGATTGGGTGGAAGTCGACTTTTCTCCATGGGGAAGTGCCTCGAACGAAAAAAACAAGTTTGATAACATTAAACAGGCCATGTTGCGGCGAAATGTCATTCGCTTTGACTATATAAATGGAGAAGGACAGAAAAGCAATCGACTGGTAGAGCCACAAAAACTTATTTTCAAAAGTAATGCCTGGTATTTAGCGTCCTACTGTCGGCAGCGGCAAGTGCAGAGGACTTTTAAGATATCACGTCTGAAAAATTTGGAAGTAATGGCTGAAACGTTTGAACGCAAAAGTTCGTCTAAAGAGAAAACTAAAGAGAAAACTAAAGAGACAAATGAGTCTTCGCAGCCGCTAATTTCATTAAACCTCCGCTTTCAGACGAAGGTTCTAAACCGTATCTATGAATATTTTGATGATTCACTTCTCTGCCAGAATGAGGATGGAAGTATAACACTGGTGGCGCTGCTTCCAGAGGGAGAATGGCTCTATAGCTATATTATGTCATTTGGTAATTTCGTGGAGGTACTAGAACCGGAACATATCAGAAAAACAATCGTCAGACGAATAAGGGAAACATTAAAAATTTATGAAAACTGA
- a CDS encoding DUF255 domain-containing protein, producing MELKNRGDFVDKSSNRLINEKSPYLLQHAYNPVDWHPWGDEAFEKAKREDKPVFFSSGYSCCH from the coding sequence ATGGAACTGAAAAATAGGGGTGATTTTGTGGACAAAAGCTCAAATCGGTTAATAAATGAGAAGAGTCCTTATCTGCTCCAACACGCCTACAATCCAGTAGATTGGCACCCTTGGGGCGATGAAGCGTTTGAAAAGGCAAAGCGAGAAGATAAGCCAGTATTCTTCAGTAGTGGATATTCGTGCTGCCATTGA
- a CDS encoding GNAT family N-acetyltransferase has protein sequence MKFEYLVEDQKYIPLIATWLHKEFVENFKPGISLENVVQKLYSHKKLEFPITIIAKEGDQCIGTVSLFENDFKGMKVKPWLASLIVDKQHRGTGIGKGLINEITNVALNMGYKKLYLRTEHAAEYYKKLGWLFIDKRTDDSGIETELFSKEIN, from the coding sequence TTGAAATTTGAATATCTAGTTGAAGACCAAAAATATATACCTTTAATAGCTACTTGGCTACACAAAGAATTTGTAGAAAACTTTAAGCCTGGCATATCATTAGAAAATGTAGTTCAGAAACTTTATAGTCACAAAAAATTAGAATTTCCTATAACTATTATTGCTAAAGAAGGAGATCAGTGCATTGGTACTGTATCGCTATTTGAAAATGACTTTAAAGGAATGAAAGTAAAACCATGGCTTGCTTCACTTATTGTTGACAAGCAACATAGAGGAACTGGTATAGGTAAAGGATTGATTAACGAGATAACAAATGTAGCTCTAAACATGGGCTATAAAAAATTATATTTAAGAACTGAGCATGCAGCAGAATATTATAAAAAACTAGGTTGGCTTTTTATAGATAAAAGAACCGATGACTCTGGGATTGAAACAGAACTTTTTTCAAAAGAAATCAACTAG
- a CDS encoding CTP synthase C-terminal region-related (seleno)protein has translation MGSVIKIGIIGDYDGRPSHIATDEAIKHCAVKFGLTLKSKWLSTKSLEGGVEQKLNSFDGLWCAPGSPYKSMLGAINAIRFARENNYPFIGTCGGFQHAVIEYARNVLQIKAIQDVEFDPYSPNMFINALSCSLIGQTRHIFIAKNSKIYDIYGTTEIEEKYNCNFGLNKEFQAKLDQNGFKVIGTDGEGEARIMVLEQNNFFVATLFQPQLSSTYEIPHPLIMAYLSYVKN, from the coding sequence ATGGGTTCTGTAATTAAAATAGGTATAATTGGCGATTATGATGGACGTCCATCGCATATAGCAACCGATGAAGCTATAAAACATTGTGCTGTCAAATTTGGATTAACTCTTAAATCAAAATGGTTGTCTACGAAGTCTTTGGAAGGAGGAGTAGAACAAAAATTAAATAGTTTTGATGGATTATGGTGTGCACCAGGAAGCCCTTATAAAAGTATGCTTGGTGCTATTAATGCTATTAGATTTGCAAGAGAAAACAATTATCCTTTTATCGGGACTTGTGGCGGTTTTCAGCACGCAGTCATCGAATATGCTAGGAATGTATTGCAAATTAAAGCTATACAAGATGTTGAATTTGACCCTTATTCGCCCAATATGTTCATTAATGCCCTATCGTGTTCTCTCATAGGACAAACACGGCATATCTTTATCGCTAAAAACTCTAAAATATACGATATCTATGGTACTACAGAAATTGAAGAAAAATATAATTGCAATTTTGGATTGAACAAAGAATTTCAAGCCAAACTCGACCAAAATGGTTTCAAGGTTATAGGTACTGATGGGGAAGGTGAAGCTCGTATCATGGTTCTAGAACAAAATAATTTCTTTGTTGCAACATTATTCCAACCGCAATTAAGTTCTACATATGAAATTCCGCATCCTCTTATTATGGCATATTTATCTTATGTAAAAAACTGA
- a CDS encoding VOC family protein, which produces MDDELKIKMYSFTVDCKEPHELAKFYAALLKWEIMFIDEEWACVYAPGTNQGTYPCILFQRNPEYKPPVWPEEPEAQQQMAHIDFAVNDLEKAVQYAIHCGATIADEQFSNNWRVMLDPVGHPFCLCQMKSIIESAHFALL; this is translated from the coding sequence ATGGATGATGAATTGAAAATCAAAATGTACTCATTTACGGTGGATTGCAAAGAACCGCATGAATTAGCAAAATTTTATGCGGCGTTGCTCAAGTGGGAAATAATGTTTATCGATGAAGAATGGGCATGTGTATACGCTCCAGGAACCAATCAGGGAACATATCCTTGTATATTGTTTCAACGGAATCCTGAGTATAAACCGCCTGTGTGGCCAGAAGAGCCTGAAGCTCAACAGCAAATGGCACATATAGACTTCGCCGTTAATGATTTAGAAAAAGCAGTTCAATATGCAATCCATTGTGGAGCAACAATCGCAGATGAGCAATTTTCTAATAATTGGAGAGTTATGCTTGACCCCGTCGGACACCCTTTTTGCTTATGTCAAATGAAATCAATTATCGAGAGTGCCCATTTTGCGTTGTTATAG
- a CDS encoding pyridoxamine 5'-phosphate oxidase family protein — protein sequence MKDVENTVGNLIDKVDVSFIGSIDSEGFPNMKAMLPPRKREGIRDIYFTTNTSSMRVRQYKECPNVSVYFCDKRFFRGVMLKGTIEVLEDSDSKKMIWREGDTMYYPLGVSDPDYCVLKFTAQKGRFYSNFKSENFEVN from the coding sequence ATGAAAGATGTAGAGAATACGGTAGGTAACTTAATTGATAAAGTAGATGTTTCTTTTATAGGCTCTATAGATAGTGAAGGATTTCCAAATATGAAAGCTATGCTACCGCCAAGAAAAAGAGAAGGAATAAGGGATATTTATTTTACTACAAACACTTCGTCTATGAGAGTAAGGCAGTATAAAGAATGCCCAAACGTAAGTGTATATTTTTGTGATAAACGCTTTTTCAGAGGGGTGATGTTAAAGGGAACGATAGAAGTACTTGAAGATAGTGATTCTAAAAAAATGATTTGGCGTGAGGGAGATACAATGTATTATCCTTTAGGTGTATCAGACCCTGATTATTGCGTTTTAAAATTCACAGCACAAAAGGGAAGATTTTATAGTAATTTTAAATCAGAAAATTTTGAAGTTAATTAA
- a CDS encoding winged helix-turn-helix transcriptional regulator, protein MKVRGDYTCPLELTHDITKGKWKPIILWQLRLGNTSLASLEKNIQGINQKMLIEHIKELLDCGMINKNVFEGYPLKVEYFLTQRGEKMIEAITIMQHIGIELMRENGMEDVLKAKGFID, encoded by the coding sequence TTGAAAGTAAGAGGAGATTACACTTGTCCATTAGAACTGACACATGACATTACCAAGGGCAAATGGAAGCCGATTATATTATGGCAGCTAAGGCTTGGTAATACATCACTTGCAAGCCTTGAAAAAAACATACAAGGTATTAATCAAAAAATGCTTATAGAACATATAAAAGAACTTTTGGATTGTGGCATGATAAATAAAAATGTTTTTGAAGGTTACCCTCTAAAGGTTGAATATTTTTTAACACAACGTGGAGAGAAGATGATTGAAGCCATCACCATTATGCAACATATAGGGATTGAGCTTATGCGGGAAAATGGAATGGAAGATGTGTTAAAGGCGAAAGGATTTATTGATTAA
- a CDS encoding GNAT family N-acetyltransferase — MKIIIVPATLSHINECKNAIMDSELGNRYATNNEQSSILFTKGINDEEIYIATDMNGQFLGYIWIDLDGVFSNFPYVRSIAVSNKYRGQGIGRKLISHFEELGFKQSSKLFLLVSDFNTRAKKLYTELGYQEMAIIPDLFKPEISEFLMMKVKI, encoded by the coding sequence ATGAAAATCATAATAGTTCCAGCCACTCTAAGTCATATAAATGAATGTAAAAACGCGATTATGGATTCAGAGTTAGGAAATCGATATGCTACAAATAATGAACAATCTTCTATACTTTTTACTAAGGGTATAAATGATGAGGAAATTTATATTGCTACTGATATGAATGGTCAGTTCTTAGGTTATATCTGGATTGACTTAGATGGCGTCTTTTCAAATTTTCCATATGTACGAAGTATTGCTGTAAGCAATAAATATCGTGGTCAAGGCATCGGAAGGAAGTTAATATCCCATTTCGAAGAACTAGGGTTCAAGCAAAGTTCTAAATTATTCCTATTAGTTAGCGATTTTAATACACGCGCCAAAAAACTATATACCGAACTCGGTTATCAGGAAATGGCTATTATACCAGATCTATTTAAACCCGAAATAAGTGAGTTCTTAATGATGAAAGTAAAAATATAA
- a CDS encoding saccharopine dehydrogenase family protein, which translates to MDNHKVLVYGATGYTGKLICLRLKELNINFAIAGRDKAKVAELSSRLNVPNFVFETSDFGAWQEALRGGVCLINAAGPFALTAENAMHACLQSKVHYLDISAEMPTYQLAESLDQQAKEAGIMMISGAGLFVAYDALVVHTAKRVKRAQQLFVAFRHYGGFSKGSVKSSKYIVDLGLLIRDNGELKQITEASAKVFDFGEGPQECFPTSLGGIIVSYKSTSIPNIREYFQLQLPVLTTNPTDIENLPDGPTAEERAGGRSKLAVEVIGTDGDSAYSIADLPSGYTLTSLSVVAVACRILNGDLMPGYQTAGSAYGENIMRDIPDSHIIDR; encoded by the coding sequence ATGGATAATCATAAAGTCTTAGTTTATGGAGCAACTGGTTACACTGGTAAACTAATTTGTCTGAGGCTCAAGGAACTTAATATCAATTTTGCTATTGCAGGGAGAGATAAAGCTAAAGTAGCTGAGTTGTCCTCTCGATTAAACGTGCCCAACTTCGTGTTTGAAACCAGTGATTTCGGGGCATGGCAAGAGGCTTTGAGGGGAGGGGTATGCTTAATCAATGCGGCTGGACCTTTTGCCCTTACTGCCGAGAATGCAATGCATGCTTGCCTTCAAAGCAAAGTTCATTATCTGGATATTAGCGCCGAAATGCCAACTTACCAACTCGCTGAATCTCTGGATCAACAAGCGAAGGAAGCTGGGATCATGATGATCTCCGGAGCGGGCCTGTTTGTTGCCTACGACGCCCTAGTTGTCCATACAGCGAAAAGAGTGAAACGTGCTCAGCAGCTTTTCGTCGCATTTAGACATTATGGCGGATTTTCGAAAGGCTCTGTTAAAAGCTCTAAGTACATCGTGGACCTCGGCTTACTGATTCGAGATAATGGAGAGTTGAAACAAATCACCGAAGCTAGCGCAAAGGTTTTTGATTTTGGTGAAGGACCGCAAGAGTGTTTTCCTACCTCGCTAGGAGGGATTATCGTGTCCTATAAATCTACATCAATTCCTAATATAAGAGAATACTTTCAGTTGCAATTACCTGTACTGACGACTAATCCTACAGATATTGAAAATCTTCCAGATGGGCCAACAGCCGAAGAACGTGCTGGGGGAAGAAGTAAATTAGCTGTGGAAGTGATTGGGACCGATGGCGATTCTGCCTATTCAATTGCAGACCTACCTTCAGGGTATACACTAACTTCGTTGTCTGTTGTTGCAGTTGCTTGCCGGATCTTAAATGGAGATTTAATGCCTGGGTATCAAACAGCAGGCTCCGCTTATGGTGAAAATATCATGAGAGATATTCCTGATTCACATATTATTGACCGTTGA